The following are encoded together in the Halopseudomonas salegens genome:
- a CDS encoding YhdP family protein — MAWARWTRRLLDVLILLLAGWLILAAAYVSLGRLLVPAVADYQPQVISWFEQATGRAISLQQMQGEMQGSQPVLKLQGLRVHANADPDSPVLFALDRVNARLDVFASLWQQRPVMDALQIDGLAFELLEDATGVWRLKGISEDARVLMALQDIAELLLSQRRITLLDSQIRISPYQLPSWAFSSGDLTLRNQSGHSRLDARVVLPDGEVAQTRIQGELLPNDWRSSRFEGYLLMPTAQWRHRLPQNWVEQTGLSSLDLGGQLWLAWQAGELQDARAELSVPRIVRRDTVIEDLQVQLGYQHFSMHDQLALRLQRARLQDQQLPVMDLHIERNRDQGNWRARLNQLMLEPVSGLILDLLPEQRLHEVLSTLSPQGRLGDIQISGERDWRDWRTWQVGARLQQVAVNAWEGVPGFDGVSGVLQGTPEQGQLQLDMADWSIDLPRLFAEPFAYQRLRADVFWNWQPEQGFTLDVPGAAIGGEEGDMAVTLALDLPLEWAETPPTMDLRASIEDSQASYYARYLPTRSPAFNPAVSDWLAATDVSGDIPRAVFSYTGSLLEDADGREIGLYVDLQSADLLFQPGWPRLEAVDAGIWLEDGRVFIERAEARLWQTRLTELVLQSRRPEQLTTHLDITGKMDGPLEDALRLLQESPLRKLAGDPVAGWQANGTLSGDLQLGIPLQRGTPPEVDARWQVDAEQLRMPQLDLLFRQLAGNFHYQDNAGLTVDNLQARVLGQQIRGDIRQHAGNPRIQLRGQHRIDQLRQWKLLEPLPPGLLSGMLGWQARIDLLPNEQRIQLQSDLQGLALELPQPLGLAAEQSMPAELQLSLQGDQQRWRLSVGDDWRGIVHRDGESLAADLRYRRGQAVTPIWPGISLTASFPRLDVAEWQQWQAQREGEQLTPAALLQDGLLRRLSLDVEDFNAFGWELTDLALSAAHSDDGWVMDIDQQDVRGLVSLPANPSEPRVVELQRLRLPRPATAEPPSGSGLIEPVLPVDPLLEVDPRNLPAVNVGIDQLFWGTEAVGSVRFFLRPQAEGTRVQGLDADLRGLQLQGTLDWQAEPQRTQFRGQLDTDDIGDVLVAWNYAPTLTSEAFHTDLDLQWPGSPAFFAFTRSSGGLSLEASQGMLQSGEGSADALRVFGLLNFTALTRRLRLDFSDIFGRGTAYDSLKGELDIHDGVMQTRSPLILDGPSARLQLDGKLDLPSDQIDMGLLVTLPITNNLPLAALLAGAPQIGGVLFLADRILGDRIARFASVKYRLSGDWQQPSVEFDRAFDNEAALEE; from the coding sequence ATGGCCTGGGCACGCTGGACCCGCCGCTTGCTGGATGTGCTGATCCTGTTATTGGCCGGCTGGCTGATTCTGGCCGCCGCCTATGTCAGTCTCGGCCGCTTGCTGGTGCCCGCGGTTGCTGACTATCAGCCGCAAGTGATCAGTTGGTTCGAGCAGGCAACAGGGCGAGCCATCAGTCTGCAACAGATGCAGGGTGAAATGCAGGGAAGTCAGCCAGTGCTCAAACTGCAGGGACTGCGCGTGCATGCGAATGCTGACCCTGACAGCCCTGTGCTCTTTGCCCTCGACCGGGTCAATGCGCGGCTCGATGTGTTTGCCAGCCTGTGGCAGCAGCGTCCGGTGATGGATGCCTTGCAGATTGACGGGCTGGCTTTCGAGCTGCTTGAAGACGCCACAGGGGTTTGGCGCCTGAAAGGAATCAGCGAGGATGCACGGGTTCTGATGGCACTGCAGGATATAGCCGAGCTACTGCTCAGTCAGCGAAGAATCACCCTGCTCGATAGTCAGATTCGCATTTCTCCCTACCAGCTGCCCAGTTGGGCCTTCAGCAGCGGCGATCTGACCCTGCGCAATCAGTCCGGCCATTCGCGACTGGATGCCAGGGTTGTGCTGCCTGATGGTGAGGTTGCGCAGACCCGGATCCAGGGTGAGTTGCTGCCGAATGATTGGCGCAGCTCGCGGTTTGAGGGATATTTGCTCATGCCGACTGCACAGTGGCGTCATCGTCTGCCGCAGAACTGGGTTGAGCAAACCGGCTTGAGTAGTCTGGACCTGGGTGGGCAGCTTTGGCTGGCGTGGCAGGCGGGTGAGTTGCAGGATGCTCGGGCTGAGCTCAGTGTACCGCGCATAGTGCGCAGAGATACCGTGATCGAAGACCTTCAGGTACAGCTGGGTTATCAGCATTTCAGCATGCATGATCAATTGGCGTTGCGTTTGCAACGAGCGCGGCTGCAAGACCAGCAGCTGCCGGTGATGGACTTGCACATCGAACGCAACCGGGATCAAGGTAATTGGCGTGCCCGGCTCAATCAGCTGATGTTGGAGCCCGTGTCCGGGCTGATCCTGGACCTGTTGCCGGAACAGCGGCTGCATGAGGTACTCTCAACCCTGTCTCCGCAAGGTCGTCTAGGTGATATTCAGATCAGTGGCGAACGCGACTGGCGTGACTGGCGAACCTGGCAGGTGGGCGCGCGGTTGCAACAGGTTGCGGTGAATGCCTGGGAGGGCGTGCCGGGCTTTGACGGGGTCAGCGGGGTCCTTCAGGGCACGCCTGAGCAAGGGCAGTTGCAGCTGGATATGGCTGACTGGTCGATAGATTTGCCACGACTCTTTGCCGAACCATTTGCCTACCAGAGACTGCGCGCAGATGTTTTCTGGAATTGGCAGCCCGAGCAAGGTTTCACACTGGATGTCCCGGGAGCGGCCATTGGCGGGGAAGAGGGCGACATGGCCGTAACCCTGGCGCTGGACTTGCCGCTGGAGTGGGCCGAAACACCACCGACCATGGATCTGCGTGCCAGTATAGAAGATAGTCAGGCATCCTATTACGCGCGCTATCTGCCCACGCGCTCACCTGCTTTCAATCCTGCAGTTTCTGACTGGCTCGCCGCCACCGATGTCAGTGGCGACATTCCTCGGGCTGTTTTTTCCTACACTGGCAGCCTGCTGGAGGATGCCGACGGTCGAGAGATAGGTCTGTACGTCGACTTGCAGTCCGCTGACCTGTTGTTCCAGCCCGGCTGGCCACGCCTGGAGGCGGTGGATGCCGGCATTTGGCTGGAAGATGGTCGGGTGTTCATTGAGCGGGCCGAGGCGCGCTTGTGGCAGACCCGGCTTACTGAGTTGGTGCTGCAATCGCGTCGTCCGGAACAGCTGACCACTCACCTGGATATAACGGGCAAGATGGACGGGCCGCTGGAGGATGCTTTGCGCCTGTTGCAGGAAAGCCCATTGCGCAAGCTGGCAGGGGACCCGGTCGCTGGCTGGCAGGCAAACGGGACGCTGAGTGGCGACTTGCAGCTGGGGATTCCCTTGCAGCGCGGCACCCCGCCAGAAGTCGATGCGCGCTGGCAAGTCGATGCCGAGCAACTGCGAATGCCGCAACTGGATCTATTGTTCCGGCAGCTGGCTGGTAATTTCCACTATCAGGACAATGCCGGACTGACCGTCGACAACCTGCAAGCGCGCGTATTGGGGCAGCAGATACGTGGTGATATCCGTCAGCATGCTGGCAACCCGCGCATTCAACTGCGCGGCCAGCACCGGATTGACCAATTGCGCCAATGGAAACTACTGGAACCTCTCCCCCCGGGCTTGCTGAGCGGGATGTTGGGCTGGCAAGCCCGCATCGACCTGTTGCCCAATGAGCAGCGTATTCAATTGCAATCGGATTTGCAGGGGCTGGCACTTGAACTGCCGCAACCTTTGGGGCTGGCTGCCGAGCAGAGCATGCCTGCGGAGCTGCAGTTGAGCCTGCAGGGTGATCAGCAGCGGTGGCGTCTGAGTGTTGGCGATGACTGGCGCGGAATAGTGCACCGGGATGGTGAGTCATTGGCTGCAGACCTGCGGTATCGCCGGGGGCAGGCGGTAACTCCGATCTGGCCGGGTATCAGCCTGACTGCCAGTTTTCCGCGGCTGGATGTCGCCGAGTGGCAACAGTGGCAGGCGCAGCGAGAAGGTGAACAGCTGACCCCGGCGGCACTCTTGCAGGATGGTTTGCTCAGGCGTCTGAGCCTGGATGTCGAGGATTTCAATGCGTTTGGCTGGGAACTGACAGATCTTGCGCTAAGCGCTGCGCACAGCGATGACGGCTGGGTAATGGATATCGATCAGCAGGATGTCCGTGGTCTGGTCAGTTTGCCCGCCAATCCGTCCGAGCCGCGGGTGGTCGAGTTACAGCGCTTGCGCTTGCCCAGGCCTGCTACGGCAGAACCACCGTCCGGCAGTGGTCTGATCGAACCTGTGCTGCCGGTAGACCCGCTACTGGAAGTTGATCCACGCAACTTGCCGGCGGTCAATGTGGGTATCGATCAGTTGTTCTGGGGCACTGAAGCGGTCGGCAGTGTCCGTTTCTTCCTGCGCCCGCAGGCTGAAGGCACCCGGGTACAGGGGCTGGACGCGGATCTGCGTGGGCTGCAATTGCAAGGTACGCTGGACTGGCAAGCCGAGCCGCAACGCACCCAGTTCCGCGGCCAGCTGGATACCGATGATATTGGTGACGTGTTGGTGGCCTGGAATTATGCGCCGACGCTCACCAGCGAAGCGTTTCATACCGACCTGGACTTGCAATGGCCTGGTTCGCCGGCATTTTTTGCCTTTACCCGGAGTAGTGGCGGCCTGAGCCTTGAGGCCAGCCAGGGCATGCTGCAGAGTGGTGAGGGTAGCGCTGATGCACTGCGCGTGTTTGGTTTGTTGAACTTCACTGCGCTGACCCGTCGTTTGCGTCTGGATTTTTCAGACATCTTTGGTCGAGGCACGGCCTATGACTCACTCAAGGGCGAGCTGGATATCCATGATGGCGTCATGCAGACTCGCAGCCCGCTGATACTGGATGGACCAAGCGCACGCCTGCAATTGGATGGTAAGCTGGATTTGCCATCCGATCAGATCGACATGGGTTTGCTGGTGACTTTACCGATCACCAACAATTTGCCGCTGGCTGCCCTGTTGGCCGGTGCACCACAAATTGGCGGGGTGCTGTTTCTTGCAGACCGCATTCTGGGCGACCGTATCGCGCGCTTTGCCTCGGTCAAGTATCGGCTCAGTGGTGACTGGCAGCAGCCAAGCGTTGAGTTCGACCGGGCTTTCGACAATGAAGCGGCGTTGGAGGAATAA
- the rng gene encoding ribonuclease G yields MSEEILINVTPMETRVALVENGVLQEVHIERTLRRGIVGNIYKGKVVRVLPGMQAAFVDIGLERAAFIHASEISQREGSSVEPISALVHEGQSIVVQVTKDPIGTKGARLTTHLSVPSRYLVYMPSTAHVGISLKIEDEAERERLKQIVANNLEQTRQEEKGGFILRTAAEAAREEDIVLDIRYLQRLWEQVSEQLGKAPAASIIYEDLPLAVRTLRDLDNNRIEKVRIDSRETFQKVEQFVQELMPGAESKLEHYPGERPIFDLYGVEDEIQKALERRVMLKSGGHLVIDQTEAMTTIDVNTGAFVGHRNLEETIFKTNLEASTAIARQLRLRNLGGIIIIDFIDMEDEEHQRQVLRTLDKQLERDHAKTNIIGITELGLVQMTRKRTRESLEQVLCEPCPSCQGRGIQKTPESICFEIFREILREARAYQADEYMVLASQSVIDRLLDEESGNVADLELFIERPIKFQVETMYTQEQYDVVLM; encoded by the coding sequence ATGAGTGAAGAAATTCTGATCAACGTCACCCCGATGGAGACCCGCGTCGCACTGGTCGAAAACGGCGTACTGCAGGAAGTCCACATCGAGCGCACCTTGCGTCGGGGTATTGTTGGCAACATATACAAGGGCAAGGTAGTACGGGTATTGCCCGGCATGCAGGCGGCGTTTGTCGACATTGGCCTGGAACGGGCGGCTTTTATTCATGCTTCGGAGATTTCCCAGCGTGAGGGGTCGTCGGTTGAGCCCATCAGTGCGCTGGTGCATGAGGGGCAGTCCATCGTGGTTCAGGTGACCAAGGATCCGATCGGCACCAAGGGCGCCCGCCTGACCACGCACCTGTCGGTTCCTTCGCGTTATCTGGTCTATATGCCGAGCACAGCGCATGTCGGCATTTCGCTGAAGATTGAAGACGAGGCCGAGCGCGAGCGATTGAAACAGATCGTGGCCAACAACCTTGAGCAGACCCGACAAGAAGAGAAAGGCGGTTTTATTCTGCGCACCGCAGCCGAGGCCGCGCGTGAAGAAGATATCGTTCTGGATATCCGCTACCTGCAACGCTTGTGGGAGCAGGTATCCGAGCAGCTTGGCAAGGCACCGGCTGCTTCAATTATCTATGAAGACCTGCCACTGGCAGTGCGCACCCTGCGTGATCTGGATAACAACCGGATTGAAAAAGTCCGTATCGACTCCCGTGAAACCTTCCAGAAGGTCGAGCAGTTTGTGCAGGAACTGATGCCCGGGGCTGAAAGCAAGCTTGAGCATTATCCGGGTGAGCGACCGATTTTTGATCTCTACGGTGTCGAGGATGAGATTCAGAAAGCGCTGGAACGTCGGGTTATGCTCAAGTCGGGCGGTCATCTGGTGATTGATCAGACTGAAGCCATGACTACCATCGATGTCAATACCGGTGCTTTTGTCGGTCATCGCAACCTGGAAGAAACCATCTTCAAGACCAATCTGGAAGCGTCCACTGCGATTGCCCGCCAACTGCGTCTGCGCAACCTGGGCGGCATCATCATCATCGACTTTATCGATATGGAAGATGAAGAGCATCAGCGGCAGGTGTTGCGTACTCTGGATAAGCAACTGGAGCGCGATCACGCGAAGACCAATATTATCGGTATTACCGAGCTTGGCCTGGTGCAGATGACCCGCAAACGCACGCGGGAGAGTCTCGAACAGGTGCTTTGCGAGCCTTGCCCGAGCTGCCAGGGTCGCGGTATTCAAAAGACCCCCGAATCAATCTGCTTCGAGATTTTTCGCGAAATTCTGCGTGAGGCGCGTGCCTATCAGGCTGACGAGTACATGGTGCTGGCTTCGCAATCCGTCATTGACCGATTGCTGGACGAGGAGTCCGGCAATGTCGCTGACCTCGAGCTCTTTATCGAGCGCCCGATCAAGTTTCAGGTGGAAACCATGTACACCCAGGAACAGTACGACGTGGTGCTGATGTGA
- a CDS encoding Maf family protein, which yields MSTEALVYLASASPRRRELLAQIGVPCIQAATDIDERVLPGELAADYVQRIARAKVLAGVKSAPPDAVVLAADTVVVVDEQILGKPADAGDGARMLGLLAARSHQVMTAVSVARGTQLNDSLVSTRVSFRTITAREMAAYWQTGEPQDKAGGYAIQGLGAVFVTGIEGSYSAVVGLPLRETADLLAHFGVSCWQSV from the coding sequence ATGTCTACTGAGGCGCTGGTGTATCTTGCCTCTGCGTCACCGCGGCGCCGTGAACTGCTGGCCCAGATCGGCGTACCCTGTATCCAGGCCGCCACTGATATTGACGAGCGGGTATTGCCGGGTGAGCTGGCGGCCGACTATGTGCAGCGCATCGCCAGAGCCAAGGTGCTGGCCGGAGTGAAGTCTGCTCCCCCTGATGCTGTCGTACTGGCGGCGGATACGGTTGTAGTGGTGGATGAGCAGATCCTCGGCAAGCCGGCTGATGCCGGTGATGGCGCGCGGATGCTTGGACTGCTCGCGGCACGCAGTCACCAGGTCATGACTGCCGTCAGTGTGGCGCGGGGTACGCAACTGAACGACAGTCTGGTCAGCACCCGGGTCAGTTTTCGCACCATAACAGCCCGTGAAATGGCAGCCTACTGGCAAACCGGAGAACCGCAGGACAAAGCCGGAGGCTATGCGATTCAAGGGTTGGGCGCTGTTTTTGTCACGGGTATCGAGGGTAGTTACAGCGCCGTTGTCGGCTTGCCGCTGCGGGAAACTGCCGACCTTCTGGCACACTTTGGGGTATCCTGCTGGCAGTCTGTTTGA
- the mreD gene encoding rod shape-determining protein MreD has protein sequence MRSSLVIATSILLALLLSIMPMPSSIEAARPLWLAMVLAYWVMALPHRVGLLTAWVSGLATDVLYGDLFGQHALVMTLVAWLVLVLHQRIRRFPLWQQSLVMLPVLGTAQMLLLWLNSLTGNRPPLLLFLLPALVSAFFWPWVVALLAAVRRRFHVY, from the coding sequence GCTCAGTATCATGCCGATGCCTTCGAGTATTGAGGCCGCAAGACCATTATGGCTGGCCATGGTGCTGGCCTACTGGGTCATGGCATTGCCGCATCGGGTAGGTTTGCTGACAGCCTGGGTCAGCGGACTGGCAACGGATGTGCTCTATGGTGACCTGTTCGGTCAGCATGCACTGGTCATGACTCTGGTGGCCTGGTTGGTCCTGGTTTTGCATCAGCGCATTCGTCGTTTTCCCTTGTGGCAGCAGAGTCTGGTGATGTTGCCGGTGCTGGGCACCGCGCAAATGCTGTTGTTGTGGCTGAACAGTCTGACCGGCAATCGACCGCCTTTGTTGCTGTTTTTGCTGCCGGCTCTGGTCAGTGCCTTCTTCTGGCCCTGGGTAGTGGCGTTGCTGGCAGCGGTGCGGAGACGTTTCCATGTCTACTGA